A region from the Equus asinus isolate D_3611 breed Donkey chromosome 3, EquAss-T2T_v2, whole genome shotgun sequence genome encodes:
- the FABP2 gene encoding fatty acid-binding protein, intestinal: protein MAFDGTWKVDRSENSDEFLEKMGLDTMKRKLAAHDNLKLTITQEGTKFTVKESSSFRKSEIVFELGVTFNYKLGDGTEVSGSWNAEGNKHVGKFKRLDNGNELTVIREIIGGEMVQTYIYEGVEAKRIFKKE, encoded by the exons ATGGCGTTTGATGGTACTTGGAAGGTAGACCGGAGTGAGAACTCTGACGAGTTCTTGGAAAAAATGG GTCTtgatacaatgaaaaggaagcTTGCAGCTCATGACAATTTGAAGCTGACAATTACACAAGAAGGAACAAAATTCACGGTCAAAGAATCAAGCAGTTTTCGAAAAAGTGAAATTGTTTTTGAGCTTGGTGTCACTTTTAATTACAAGCTAGGAGACGGAACTGAAGTCAGC ggGAGTTGGAACGCAGAGGGAAATAAACACGTTGGAAAATTCAAACGGTTAGACAACGGAAATGAACTGACTGTCATCCGAGAAATCATAGGTGGTGAAATGGTCCAA ACTTACATATACGAAGGAGTAGAAGCCAAGAGGATCTTCAAAAAGGAGTGA